The proteins below are encoded in one region of Maribacter aestuarii:
- a CDS encoding NAD-dependent succinate-semialdehyde dehydrogenase produces the protein METKNEIGFTTINPANGNEIKHYELMTQEEADQTVENCHKAFLEWRSRPIDERGTIIEKIGKVLQERKREFSELMTQEMGKLLKQGEQEIDLCSAICKYTAAHGPKHLADEKRELPEGGKGTITHAPIGVIYGIQPWNFPAYQAVRYSISNLMAGNGVLLKHAENVTGSALLLQEIYEEAGLPKNLFSVLIIDHDQSDKVIENELVRGVTLTGSEEAGKIIAKKAGAALKKTVLELGSNDAYIVLGDADIQMAAKTCAEGRIYNNGETCVAAKRFIVVDSVYEEFKDAFVKRMKAVKLGNPTEEATDLGPMAREDLREKLIDQVKESVDKGARILTGGEVPDGKGYYYPSTVLDNVLPGQPAYDDELFGPVASLIRAKDDDDAMRIANDSRFGLGGGIFSKDEDKAMKLAKENFDTGMVFINSFGLAQPNMPFGGVKNSGHGREHGGFGIREFTNAKAIMKLQS, from the coding sequence ATGGAAACAAAGAATGAAATTGGATTTACTACGATAAATCCTGCGAATGGGAATGAGATAAAACATTATGAATTAATGACCCAAGAAGAAGCAGACCAGACTGTAGAAAATTGCCATAAGGCGTTTTTGGAATGGCGAAGTAGACCCATTGATGAAAGAGGTACTATCATCGAGAAAATAGGGAAGGTCTTACAGGAAAGAAAAAGGGAATTCTCCGAACTCATGACCCAGGAGATGGGAAAACTATTAAAACAAGGTGAACAGGAGATTGACCTCTGTTCTGCAATATGTAAATATACGGCGGCTCATGGTCCAAAGCATTTAGCGGATGAGAAGCGTGAATTACCGGAAGGCGGGAAGGGCACGATAACGCATGCTCCAATAGGTGTGATTTACGGCATACAGCCTTGGAATTTTCCGGCTTACCAGGCCGTGCGCTATTCTATTTCTAATTTAATGGCTGGTAACGGAGTATTATTAAAGCATGCGGAGAACGTAACGGGCTCTGCCTTGTTACTTCAGGAAATTTATGAAGAAGCAGGTTTGCCTAAAAATTTGTTCAGCGTTTTGATTATTGACCATGACCAATCTGATAAAGTTATTGAGAACGAATTGGTGAGAGGTGTTACCCTAACGGGTAGCGAGGAAGCTGGAAAGATAATCGCAAAAAAAGCCGGTGCCGCTTTAAAGAAGACAGTACTGGAATTGGGTAGTAATGATGCCTATATTGTTTTGGGAGATGCGGATATACAGATGGCCGCAAAAACTTGTGCCGAGGGAAGAATTTACAATAACGGGGAAACCTGCGTCGCCGCAAAGCGTTTTATTGTGGTAGATTCGGTTTACGAAGAATTTAAGGATGCCTTTGTAAAGCGCATGAAGGCGGTAAAATTAGGTAATCCTACGGAAGAGGCTACGGATTTGGGACCTATGGCCCGGGAAGACTTGCGTGAAAAACTTATTGACCAAGTTAAAGAGAGCGTTGATAAAGGTGCTCGAATTTTAACTGGTGGAGAGGTCCCGGATGGCAAAGGTTACTATTACCCATCTACCGTGTTGGACAATGTCCTCCCAGGTCAACCAGCTTACGACGATGAGCTTTTTGGCCCGGTAGCTTCCCTAATACGTGCTAAAGACGACGATGACGCCATGCGGATTGCCAATGATAGTAGGTTTGGATTAGGTGGGGGTATTTTCTCTAAAGATGAGGATAAGGCCATGAAATTGGCAAAGGAAAATTTTGATACTGGAATGGTATTTATCAACTCCTTTGGGTTGGCACAACCCAATATGCCCTTTGGTGGTGTAAAGAATTCAGGTCATGGACGGGAACATGGAGGCTTTGGGATTAGGGAATTTACGAATGCAAAGGCAATTATGAAATTGCAATCGTAG
- a CDS encoding AI-2E family transporter produces MSTIDPKVVRQIFVLLLIVLMGALIFTEMAPYLSGILGAITMYVLLKKSMGKLVKKGWHPNLAAGLLMLVSFIAILLPISGAAFMLGNKIQKAVKNSEKVVQAFKSQLGNWEDRLGYDFSSQIDTAAVSSWLSNNLQGFAGSTFTTVISISIMYFVLFYMLTNRKQLRESLFEYIPVSEENLKIIGSETREMVRANALGIPLVALAQGVVSLIGFFIFGIESPFFWAVIVTIGSMIPFVGNLLGTIPVFILTLSNGSSFQAWGILLYGIIVVGTTDNLIRLYLLQKLDNVHPLITLIGVIVGIPLFGFIGLIFGPLLISLFLIIVRIYRKEYGKDGQAKL; encoded by the coding sequence ATGAGCACCATAGACCCTAAAGTAGTTCGTCAAATATTCGTCCTCCTATTAATAGTATTAATGGGAGCATTAATCTTTACAGAAATGGCTCCCTATCTATCAGGAATACTTGGGGCTATTACCATGTATGTGCTTTTGAAAAAAAGCATGGGCAAACTAGTAAAGAAAGGATGGCATCCCAATCTGGCGGCAGGATTATTAATGTTGGTCTCATTCATAGCCATCTTACTTCCTATTTCCGGTGCCGCTTTCATGTTGGGCAATAAAATCCAGAAAGCGGTAAAGAATTCAGAAAAGGTAGTACAAGCGTTTAAATCCCAGTTGGGCAATTGGGAGGACCGTTTAGGCTATGACTTCAGCTCACAAATTGATACCGCTGCTGTTTCCAGTTGGTTGTCAAACAATTTACAAGGTTTTGCTGGAAGTACGTTTACTACGGTAATTTCTATTTCCATCATGTACTTCGTGCTTTTTTATATGTTGACCAATCGTAAACAACTTCGCGAGTCTTTGTTTGAGTACATTCCTGTAAGTGAAGAAAATCTTAAGATAATAGGTAGTGAAACCCGTGAAATGGTACGCGCCAATGCCTTGGGAATTCCGTTAGTAGCACTAGCCCAGGGTGTTGTTTCTTTGATAGGCTTCTTTATTTTTGGTATTGAGAGTCCGTTTTTCTGGGCGGTAATCGTAACCATTGGTTCTATGATTCCGTTCGTAGGAAACTTATTGGGAACCATACCGGTCTTCATATTAACGCTTTCCAACGGGAGCTCTTTTCAAGCTTGGGGAATTCTGTTATATGGTATTATCGTGGTTGGTACAACGGATAACCTTATACGCCTATACCTTCTTCAGAAACTGGATAATGTACATCCACTAATAACGCTCATTGGCGTGATTGTCGGAATTCCATTATTTGGATTTATTGGTCTCATTTTTGGTCCTCTTTTAATCAGTTTATTCCTTATCATTGTCCGTATCTACAGAAAGGAGTACGGGAAAGACGGCCAAGCTAAATTATAA
- a CDS encoding nucleoside deaminase translates to MDNDHQYFMQRAIVLAKQGKNSGNGAFGAVVVMDGEIIAESHNTVNESTDCTQHAELAAIQKACSTLQNKDLGQCILYTSCEPCMMCLGACYWANFKTIYYGASSKDAKDFGYIYSEMYYASEENKRREEFKLKQLLRDEAVAVWKD, encoded by the coding sequence ATGGACAATGATCATCAATATTTTATGCAGCGTGCCATAGTTCTTGCAAAACAAGGTAAAAATTCAGGGAATGGAGCATTTGGCGCAGTTGTTGTCATGGATGGCGAAATTATTGCAGAAAGTCATAATACGGTAAACGAAAGTACAGACTGTACGCAACATGCCGAACTTGCCGCCATACAGAAAGCCTGTAGCACCCTTCAAAATAAAGATTTGGGGCAGTGTATACTTTACACTAGTTGTGAACCCTGTATGATGTGTTTAGGCGCTTGCTATTGGGCAAATTTCAAAACTATCTATTACGGGGCATCATCAAAAGATGCCAAGGATTTTGGGTATATTTATTCAGAAATGTACTATGCATCCGAAGAAAACAAGAGAAGAGAAGAATTTAAACTAAAACAATTGCTACGCGATGAAGCGGTAGCGGTCTGGAAAGATTAA
- a CDS encoding nitroreductase family protein yields MMNEAEQVQLDNIANNDYEIYALLKQRYSPRTFKDEKISEKHIKQLFEAVRWSASSNNLQPWRFIYGVKGTEAYKTIFNCLSDFNQSWADTAPLLILTAYKEKKDDGGENFHALHDLGLCLGNMTVQAQYLGIGMHHMAGVDWQKAQDVFDVPDGFHISTAIALGYYGGDLGELSEELQEQETEKRERIPLQQFAFDGKWSDKQ; encoded by the coding sequence ATGATGAATGAAGCGGAACAAGTACAACTAGATAACATAGCGAACAACGACTATGAAATTTACGCCTTATTGAAGCAAAGGTATAGCCCAAGAACCTTCAAGGACGAAAAAATAAGTGAGAAACATATTAAACAACTGTTTGAGGCCGTAAGATGGTCGGCGAGTTCGAACAACTTGCAGCCTTGGCGATTTATTTATGGGGTAAAAGGTACAGAAGCCTATAAGACCATTTTCAATTGTCTAAGCGATTTCAACCAGTCATGGGCAGATACTGCACCACTATTAATATTAACTGCTTATAAAGAGAAGAAGGACGATGGAGGTGAAAATTTTCATGCTTTGCATGATTTGGGACTATGCTTGGGCAATATGACCGTGCAAGCACAATATCTAGGAATAGGTATGCACCACATGGCCGGAGTAGATTGGCAAAAAGCTCAGGATGTTTTTGATGTACCCGATGGCTTTCATATCTCAACGGCCATAGCTTTAGGTTATTATGGCGGCGATCTTGGTGAACTGTCCGAAGAATTACAGGAGCAGGAAACTGAAAAGCGCGAACGTATTCCGCTTCAGCAATTTGCCTTTGACGGCAAATGGAGTGACAAACAGTAG
- the hpf gene encoding ribosome hibernation-promoting factor, HPF/YfiA family, whose translation MQIIYEYHDVSGSPRLEELSKEKLEYLHKKYDFVHRADVFFKQQNRSDDKEMIVDIRLSMPGPRIFASTNAETFESALSETIRDLEDQLRKVKEKSKEY comes from the coding sequence ATGCAGATAATATATGAGTACCATGACGTATCAGGAAGTCCACGTTTAGAAGAACTGTCGAAGGAAAAACTGGAGTACCTACATAAAAAGTATGATTTCGTACATCGGGCAGATGTGTTCTTCAAGCAACAGAACAGAAGTGACGATAAGGAGATGATAGTTGATATACGGTTAAGTATGCCAGGCCCGCGCATCTTTGCCTCAACCAACGCGGAAACTTTTGAGTCAGCCCTGTCGGAAACCATACGTGACTTGGAAGATCAATTACGTAAAGTCAAGGAAAAATCTAAGGAATATTAG
- a CDS encoding DUF808 domain-containing protein, with translation MASGFFALLDDIATLMDDVATMSKVAAKKTAGILGDDLAVNAEKSSGFVSSREIPVLWAITKGSFLNKVIILPVAFLLSAFLPVAVTVILLLGGIYLAYEGAEKIYEYFFPHEHKNEVVTAENLSKEEILALEKEKIKSAIVTDFILSVEIVIIALGTVVEETIWIQIMVTTVIAIIATVGVYGIVALIIRMDEFGAKLIALNDRDDSFSDTVGLILVQALPYVIKGLAIIGTIALLLVAGGIFVHNIHFLHEFAPMLPSLVKDFLIGLIVGSIALLLVNATKKIYKNIKK, from the coding sequence ATGGCTTCTGGATTTTTTGCCCTACTTGATGATATTGCGACCCTAATGGATGATGTGGCTACGATGAGCAAAGTTGCCGCCAAGAAAACAGCAGGAATATTAGGCGATGATTTGGCCGTAAACGCCGAAAAATCATCTGGTTTTGTGTCCTCCCGTGAAATTCCCGTACTATGGGCTATAACGAAAGGCTCATTCCTAAATAAAGTAATAATCCTTCCCGTGGCCTTTTTGCTTAGTGCTTTTCTTCCGGTGGCGGTCACGGTTATTTTACTGCTTGGAGGTATATACCTAGCATACGAAGGTGCCGAGAAAATTTACGAATACTTCTTTCCGCACGAGCACAAGAACGAAGTTGTTACGGCGGAAAATTTATCGAAGGAAGAAATATTGGCTCTGGAAAAAGAAAAAATAAAATCAGCTATCGTAACCGATTTTATCCTTTCCGTAGAAATTGTAATTATTGCCTTGGGAACTGTGGTCGAGGAGACGATATGGATACAAATTATGGTAACCACTGTTATCGCAATTATTGCGACCGTTGGTGTATACGGTATTGTGGCCTTAATCATACGAATGGACGAATTTGGGGCCAAATTGATAGCCTTAAACGATAGGGACGATAGTTTTTCCGATACCGTGGGATTGATTCTGGTACAGGCACTGCCCTATGTTATTAAGGGTTTGGCCATAATCGGAACTATTGCCCTACTTCTGGTGGCCGGTGGTATTTTTGTACATAACATTCATTTCTTACATGAATTTGCACCTATGCTACCTTCTCTTGTAAAAGATTTTTTGATTGGTTTAATAGTTGGTTCCATAGCCCTACTGCTCGTAAATGCAACTAAAAAGATTTACAAAAACATTAAAAAATAA
- a CDS encoding DUF7218 family protein — MSIPSVKNEEQYEALRDKGYSKEKSARIANTPKAGEKGGKAKPYDEWTKKELYEQAKNVGIEGRSKMDKEELIKALRNN; from the coding sequence ATGAGCATACCGAGTGTTAAGAATGAAGAACAATATGAAGCCTTACGCGATAAAGGGTATAGTAAGGAAAAATCCGCTAGAATTGCGAATACTCCGAAAGCCGGTGAAAAAGGCGGTAAGGCAAAACCTTATGACGAGTGGACCAAGAAAGAACTCTACGAACAGGCAAAAAATGTAGGAATAGAAGGTCGTTCCAAAATGGATAAGGAAGAATTGATAAAAGCCTTACGAAATAACTGA
- a CDS encoding peroxiredoxin-like family protein, translated as MIKPKTEIPDLQVQLINDTQWSLYAQESETFTMIVFYRGLHCPVCKKYLQELSKKLDDFSERGVHLIAISCDSEERAKKAGEEWNISELPVGYELSIETARNLGLYVSEGISENEPDQFCEPGLFLVRPDNTLYASAIQTMPFARPQWEDILNAIDYITKNEYPARGGE; from the coding sequence ATGATTAAGCCAAAAACAGAAATACCCGATTTACAAGTACAACTCATAAATGATACCCAATGGAGTTTGTACGCCCAAGAGAGCGAAACATTTACTATGATTGTTTTTTACCGTGGTTTGCATTGCCCAGTGTGTAAGAAATATTTGCAAGAACTATCAAAAAAATTAGATGATTTCAGTGAGCGCGGGGTTCATTTAATCGCTATAAGCTGCGATTCGGAAGAACGCGCAAAAAAGGCCGGCGAGGAGTGGAATATATCCGAACTTCCTGTTGGATATGAATTATCCATAGAAACTGCACGGAATTTGGGTCTCTACGTTTCAGAAGGAATATCGGAAAATGAACCGGATCAATTTTGCGAACCTGGTTTGTTTCTAGTACGCCCGGACAATACACTCTATGCGAGTGCTATTCAGACAATGCCCTTTGCCAGACCTCAATGGGAAGATATTCTAAATGCTATCGATTATATTACAAAGAATGAATATCCAGCTAGGGGAGGGGAATAA
- a CDS encoding NADPH-dependent F420 reductase, which translates to MKIGIIGSGNIGGNLGKHWAKAGHEVLFSSRHPKELGSLVKEAGDNAKALSVKEAFEANADVYLLAIPFKAIDKISELYAGEYFKKVIIDATNPYPERDGEMAQEVRDANYNASEYTAMKFSTALTAKAFNTIKAHHLRDRAFRNTDRLAVPFAAQDQRSQDITKQLIEDVGFDAVYVGTLDATKIMDPEQEIYGKSTSAAEMRELLNEIGIV; encoded by the coding sequence ATGAAAATAGGAATTATTGGAAGCGGTAATATTGGTGGAAACCTAGGTAAGCACTGGGCCAAAGCTGGTCATGAAGTATTGTTCAGCTCTAGGCACCCGAAAGAATTGGGTAGTTTGGTAAAAGAAGCAGGTGACAATGCCAAAGCACTAAGCGTTAAAGAAGCCTTTGAGGCAAATGCGGATGTTTATCTTTTGGCAATCCCCTTCAAGGCTATAGACAAAATATCGGAACTTTATGCGGGCGAATATTTCAAGAAGGTCATCATAGATGCTACCAATCCCTATCCAGAAAGGGACGGCGAAATGGCGCAAGAAGTACGTGATGCCAATTACAACGCTTCGGAATATACCGCAATGAAATTCAGCACCGCCCTAACGGCAAAAGCATTCAATACAATTAAAGCGCATCACCTTAGGGACCGTGCCTTTAGAAATACGGATAGGTTAGCCGTACCCTTCGCCGCCCAAGACCAAAGGAGCCAAGACATTACGAAGCAACTAATTGAGGATGTTGGTTTTGACGCTGTTTATGTGGGTACGTTGGATGCCACAAAGATCATGGATCCGGAGCAAGAAATTTATGGTAAATCCACGTCTGCTGCCGAAATGAGAGAATTACTAAACGAAATAGGGATAGTGTAA
- a CDS encoding methylmalonyl-CoA mutase family protein, with product MKEDQAQNTCIFSTEFALRLMGDVQAYFIDNSVRNFYSVSISGYHIAEAGANPITQLALTLSNGFTYVEYYLSRGMDIDAFGPNLSFFFSNGIDPEYAVIGRVARKIWAKAMKFKYGAGERAQMLKYHIQTSGRSLHAQEIDFNDIRTTLQALYAIYDNCNSLHTNAYDEAITTPTEDSVRRAMAIQLIINKELGLTKNENPLQGSFIIEELTDLVEEAVLLEFDRINERGGVHGAMETMYQRNKIQEESLYYETLKHNGAFPIIGVNTFLSSKGSPTILPNEVIRATETEKQNQMKTLKQLHEFSDTSGLLKELQNDTIANKNIFESLMEVSKKCSLGQMTNALFDVGGQYRRNM from the coding sequence TTGAAGGAAGACCAAGCCCAGAACACTTGTATTTTTTCAACTGAGTTTGCGTTGCGTTTAATGGGCGATGTACAAGCTTATTTTATCGACAATTCGGTTCGCAATTTTTACTCGGTATCCATATCCGGATATCATATTGCCGAGGCCGGTGCCAATCCCATAACGCAATTGGCGTTAACCCTTTCCAATGGATTTACCTATGTGGAATACTATTTATCCCGAGGTATGGACATTGATGCCTTCGGACCTAATTTGTCTTTCTTTTTCTCTAACGGAATAGACCCGGAATATGCGGTTATTGGTCGTGTAGCCCGTAAAATATGGGCCAAGGCCATGAAGTTTAAATATGGAGCGGGAGAAAGGGCGCAGATGCTCAAATACCATATACAGACTTCTGGAAGGAGTCTGCACGCTCAAGAGATTGACTTTAATGATATCCGTACTACGCTTCAAGCTTTGTATGCGATATACGATAACTGTAATTCGCTACACACCAATGCTTACGATGAAGCCATAACTACACCTACGGAGGATTCCGTTAGGCGGGCCATGGCCATTCAATTGATCATAAACAAGGAATTGGGACTTACCAAAAATGAAAATCCGTTACAAGGTTCGTTCATTATAGAGGAACTAACCGATTTAGTTGAAGAAGCCGTATTGCTAGAGTTTGACAGAATTAACGAAAGGGGAGGTGTTCATGGCGCCATGGAAACGATGTATCAGCGCAATAAGATTCAAGAGGAGAGTTTGTACTATGAAACCTTAAAACACAACGGGGCATTTCCAATCATTGGGGTAAATACTTTTTTGAGCTCCAAAGGCTCGCCAACAATCTTACCCAATGAGGTTATCCGTGCGACCGAGACCGAAAAGCAAAATCAAATGAAGACCCTTAAGCAACTACACGAATTCTCTGATACTTCAGGATTGTTAAAAGAATTGCAGAATGACACAATTGCTAACAAGAATATCTTTGAAAGCCTCATGGAAGTTAGTAAAAAATGTTCTCTAGGTCAGATGACCAATGCATTATTTGATGTAGGTGGCCAGTACCGGAGGAACATGTAA
- a CDS encoding SDR family oxidoreductase: MDIHNKIVIITGASSGIGAATAKKLAKEGAKVVLTARRKERLMELKEAIEKNGGEALVVTGDVTNKSDYENLVAQTLAKFGRIDVLINNAGLMPLSYIKKLNTDEWEKMVDVNIKGVLNGVAAVLPAMIANKSGHIINISSSAAHNYFPGGAVYCATKAAVKMFSEGLRQELAPKYGINVTSIEPGAVSTELTDTITDEDIKEQFKEMQKMTFLEAEDIAEAIHYALAQPARANINDVFIMPTEQQR, translated from the coding sequence ATGGATATACATAACAAAATAGTCATCATAACCGGAGCTTCTAGCGGAATAGGCGCAGCGACCGCAAAAAAATTAGCGAAGGAAGGTGCAAAAGTGGTTTTAACCGCCCGAAGGAAAGAAAGGTTAATGGAGCTAAAGGAAGCTATCGAAAAGAACGGAGGTGAGGCCCTAGTAGTCACTGGAGATGTCACAAATAAATCAGATTACGAAAATCTAGTGGCGCAAACCTTGGCGAAATTTGGGCGTATTGATGTTTTAATTAATAATGCCGGACTAATGCCGCTTTCCTATATCAAGAAATTAAATACCGATGAATGGGAAAAAATGGTAGACGTCAACATCAAAGGAGTGTTGAACGGTGTCGCCGCCGTTTTGCCCGCAATGATAGCCAACAAGAGCGGACACATTATTAATATTTCATCCAGTGCGGCCCACAATTATTTCCCAGGCGGAGCGGTCTACTGTGCCACAAAAGCGGCCGTAAAAATGTTCTCAGAAGGTTTGCGACAAGAACTGGCCCCAAAATATGGAATAAACGTAACATCAATAGAACCTGGTGCGGTTTCAACCGAATTAACGGATACCATTACCGACGAAGATATTAAAGAACAGTTTAAAGAGATGCAGAAAATGACGTTCTTAGAAGCGGAGGATATTGCAGAAGCTATTCATTATGCTTTAGCGCAACCCGCCCGGGCCAATATCAATGACGTATTCATTATGCCCACGGAACAACAACGCTAA
- a CDS encoding MFS transporter produces the protein MSKETSSPYKNTFFLLFVIATFISNTGTWLFTVGSGWLMTELDSSAFMVSLVQTATLIPLFILALPTGAIGDLYNQKKIIIISQSLLVLNTLIFAYIVYLEKATVFLLLFFTLLNGIGAAFSRPVLAALTPQLVPKSQLRTAVNLTGIAYNLSRALGPILGGTLVTMYALDLPFWIDALSFGAVVLVISFWKRRTKNEKLPDQKLMHSMGDSIRFLRYTPALYHSIIRALLFFFPAAALWAFMPLIAKQQFSGGADLYGYLLGASGIGAVSSVSFSNFITRKLGAGRLTMVVSILLGVSLFFLGLTTSKYYAIGICFLAGVCWQLSFTSIMTSAQYALPKWYGARGIAYFLMAMSGSMGIGSALWGLFADQTSLQNGLYAAGIASAIIALIGQRFPLDLAKDFNFKKASEVSVPSVSEKKDNGGWVMVHINYTINHEIKTEAIERISALKNKRYRGGARNWRLFSPEENKNQLIETYYEPSLNQLIRHQKQVTVYDKESEEELSKWITNKGGHIERLFFHEV, from the coding sequence ATGAGCAAAGAAACCTCAAGTCCTTACAAGAATACTTTTTTTCTATTGTTCGTAATAGCCACCTTTATCTCTAATACTGGTACCTGGCTTTTTACGGTAGGTTCTGGTTGGTTAATGACTGAATTGGATTCGTCTGCTTTTATGGTTTCGCTGGTCCAAACCGCTACATTGATTCCCTTGTTTATTTTGGCACTTCCAACGGGTGCAATAGGGGATCTTTACAATCAAAAAAAGATTATTATCATTTCCCAGAGTCTACTGGTACTTAACACACTTATTTTTGCGTACATCGTTTATCTGGAAAAGGCAACCGTTTTTCTTTTATTATTTTTTACTTTATTAAACGGAATTGGTGCGGCATTCTCCCGTCCAGTTCTGGCGGCACTCACCCCCCAACTCGTACCGAAATCCCAACTTAGAACCGCTGTGAACCTTACGGGTATTGCCTATAATTTAAGTAGGGCATTAGGGCCAATCTTAGGAGGGACCTTAGTAACCATGTATGCTCTGGACCTACCTTTTTGGATAGACGCCTTATCATTTGGAGCCGTAGTTTTGGTAATATCGTTTTGGAAGCGTAGAACAAAAAATGAGAAACTTCCAGATCAAAAATTGATGCATTCAATGGGAGATTCCATACGATTTTTAAGGTATACACCTGCACTATACCATAGTATCATACGTGCGCTACTTTTTTTCTTCCCGGCCGCTGCCCTTTGGGCATTCATGCCACTAATTGCTAAACAGCAGTTTAGTGGAGGGGCCGACCTTTATGGCTATCTACTCGGTGCTTCTGGAATCGGCGCCGTTTCAAGTGTTTCATTTTCTAATTTTATAACCCGCAAATTAGGAGCCGGAAGGTTAACCATGGTCGTATCCATTCTACTTGGCGTGTCCCTATTCTTTCTAGGCCTTACCACCTCAAAATATTATGCGATAGGCATTTGTTTTTTAGCTGGCGTATGCTGGCAGCTATCCTTTACCAGTATAATGACATCTGCACAATACGCTTTACCCAAATGGTACGGCGCACGTGGTATAGCATACTTTCTTATGGCAATGTCCGGTAGTATGGGCATAGGAAGTGCATTGTGGGGATTGTTTGCTGACCAGACAAGTTTACAAAACGGTCTGTACGCAGCTGGAATTGCTAGCGCAATAATCGCTTTAATTGGACAAAGATTTCCCCTCGACCTCGCAAAAGATTTTAACTTTAAAAAGGCATCCGAGGTTTCAGTACCCTCGGTTTCTGAAAAGAAGGATAATGGTGGATGGGTAATGGTGCATATCAATTACACTATAAACCATGAAATTAAAACAGAAGCTATAGAAAGAATCAGTGCCCTTAAAAATAAGCGATATCGAGGTGGCGCAAGAAACTGGAGACTGTTTTCACCTGAGGAGAATAAAAACCAACTCATTGAAACTTATTACGAACCTTCCTTAAACCAATTGATTAGACATCAAAAACAAGTGACGGTATACGATAAGGAATCCGAAGAGGAATTGAGTAAATGGATTACTAATAAAGGAGGTCACATTGAGCGTTTATTTTTTCATGAGGTTTAA
- a CDS encoding DUF427 domain-containing protein, producing the protein MKSDEKRKIAPNWLQKARESWSHTGEERPPFTIKPKKGQRSVWDFPRPPIIEKVNKPIVVKYQGQEIANSLRGLAVLETASPPTYYIPQCDIDMNTLIKISGKTSMCEWKGSAVYWALSAMVDRPVAWSYPKPFPEFEELKDHIAFYPHFLECFVDGKQVVAQPGEFYAGWITPDLTGPFKGERGTEHW; encoded by the coding sequence ATGAAATCAGATGAGAAAAGAAAAATAGCGCCAAACTGGTTGCAAAAGGCTCGTGAAAGCTGGAGTCATACGGGTGAAGAAAGACCGCCATTTACGATAAAACCGAAGAAAGGGCAGCGCTCCGTTTGGGATTTCCCACGTCCTCCGATTATAGAAAAAGTAAATAAACCCATTGTGGTTAAATATCAAGGCCAAGAGATCGCAAATTCCCTTAGGGGGCTAGCAGTCCTGGAGACCGCTAGTCCACCTACCTATTACATACCTCAGTGTGACATTGACATGAATACACTTATAAAAATATCCGGAAAGACTTCGATGTGTGAATGGAAGGGCAGTGCAGTATACTGGGCCTTGAGTGCCATGGTTGACCGTCCCGTAGCTTGGTCATATCCAAAGCCATTTCCGGAATTTGAAGAATTAAAGGATCACATAGCCTTCTATCCTCATTTTCTTGAATGTTTTGTAGATGGTAAACAAGTAGTGGCACAACCCGGTGAATTTTATGCCGGTTGGATTACTCCAGACTTGACCGGGCCTTTTAAGGGGGAAAGGGGAACGGAACATTGGTAA
- a CDS encoding arsenate reductase family protein, with the protein MAILSRNKRQLTYIYSSLSHLGKQVLGYVQGARTKVETIDIANEKIADSIWIELAENLGMPLGEIFEKGNGNGLEGEDTKNFDTDDWLKIINNNPGLLRRPIAVNGDKAMLISNRSEILQFFGVDSAGLEKTMGHKPPKTSSATEDEDFI; encoded by the coding sequence ATGGCGATATTATCTCGTAATAAAAGACAACTAACTTATATTTATAGTTCACTTTCCCATTTGGGCAAACAGGTATTGGGTTACGTCCAAGGAGCTCGTACAAAGGTTGAAACAATAGATATTGCCAATGAAAAAATCGCTGATTCTATCTGGATAGAACTAGCTGAAAATTTGGGGATGCCTTTGGGAGAAATTTTTGAAAAAGGAAATGGCAATGGACTTGAAGGTGAAGACACGAAGAATTTTGATACTGATGATTGGTTGAAAATCATTAATAATAACCCAGGATTGTTGCGAAGGCCAATAGCCGTTAATGGGGATAAGGCTATGTTGATATCCAATCGCTCTGAAATTCTTCAATTCTTCGGCGTAGACTCGGCAGGTCTTGAAAAGACCATGGGACATAAACCGCCAAAGACTTCGTCTGCCACTGAGGATGAGGATTTTATATAA